The proteins below are encoded in one region of Penicillium psychrofluorescens genome assembly, chromosome: 4:
- a CDS encoding uncharacterized protein (ID:PFLUO_006018-T1.cds;~source:funannotate), with translation MAVSQSVVGRANAEKPHGIVGMIKNPYVFLTCCFASLGCIMYGYDQGVMGPILVMENFENHFPYFQSSIIQGWLVSALELGAWAGALINGVLADRISRKYAMMVAVVIFTLGTGLQAGAQTPAYFFSGRVIGGVGIGMFSMVIPLYQAEVAPPELRGSLVSLQQLSITIGTTIAFWLDYGMQYVGGTTCNPEGIANPYTGPGHTYNAAQNNGHTCLGQKTISWRLPLALQIIPAWILFFGMFWFPFSPRWLMMKHREEEALSALSKLRRLPGSDPLVRAEFLEIKAAVMFDEETEKEAIGSGGALAPWKALFAPNMFKRLMIGCCTMVFQQFTGINAVLYYAPQIFSSFGFSSTKTTLLATGVTGILQILFTLPSVLYLDKFGRKTFLICGAIGMFCCHIVVAIVEGLYEDQWNLHEGLAKPQGWVAIAFIWLFAVNFAYSWGPVAWVLTQEIFPNSQRSRGVAIVASTNWMFNFIIGLTTKDMLGSMKYGTYIFFAVFSGLGGLFIWKYAPETKDKTLEELDIFFGGSKESIAENDRLRMERINEQLGLAGVENLEDLNSEKQITTQQVEVNTTSRDA, from the exons ATGGCAGTCAGTCAGTCCGTGGTTGGCCGCGCCAACGCGGAGAAGCCTCACGGTATCGTGGGTATGATTAAGAACCCCTATGTCTTTTTGACATGTTGTTTCGCATCCCTAGG TTGTATCATGTACGGATACGATCAGGGAGTGATGGGTCCCATCCTTGTGATGGAGAACTTTGAGAACCACTTCCCCTATTTCCAAAGTTCAATCATTCAGGGCTGGTTGGTTTCTGCCCTGGAGCTCGGTGCTTGGGCCGGCGCTCTCATCAACGGTGTTCTGGCAGACCGCATCTCGCGTAAATACGCCATGATGGTTGCTGTCGTTATCTTTACTCTGGGAACTGGTCTCCAGGCCGGTGCGCAGACTCCCGCTTACTTTTTCTCTGGCCGGGTCATCGGTGGTGTCGGCATCGGCATGTTCAGCATGGTTATTCCTCTCTACCAGGCTGAAGTTGCTCCCCCAGAGCTGCGTGGATCGCTCGTCTCTCTGCAACAGCTTTCGATCACTATCGGTACCACCATCGCCTTCTGGCTCGACTACGGCATGCAGTACGTTGGTGGCACTACCTGCAACCCTGAGGGTATTGCCAACCCTTACACCGGGCCCGGTCATACTTACAATGCCGCCCAAAACAATGGCCACACTTGCTTGGGCCAGAAGACCATCTCCTGGCGCCTTCCTCTGGCCCTCCAGATTATCCCTGCCTGGATTCTGTTCTTCGGCATGTTCTGGTTCCCCTTCTCGCCTCGttggttgatgatgaagcaccgcgaagaagaggcccTCTCTGCCCTTTCCAAGCTTCGCCGCCTGCCTGGTTCCGACCCGCTAGTGCGCGCTGAGTTCCTTGAAATCAAGGCTGCTGTCATGTTTGACGAAGAaaccgagaaggaggctaTTGGAAGCGGCGGTGCCCTGGCGCCATGGAAGGCTCTGTTTGCACCAAACATGTTCAAGCGTCTGATGATTGGTTGCTGCACCATGGTCTTCCAGCAATTCACCGGTATTAACGCTGTCCTGTACTACGCGCCTCAGATTTTCAGCTCTTTTGGCTTTTCGTCTACGAAGACCACCCTGCTCGCCACCGGTGTGACTGGAATCCTTCAAATTCTCTTTACTCTCCCCTCCGTCCTCTACCTCGACAAGTTTGGACGCAAGACCTTCCTGATCTGCGGTGCTATTGGCATGTTCTGTTGCCACATTGTTGTGGCCATTGTCGAGGGTCTTTACGAGGATCAGTGGAACTTGCATGAAGGATTGGCCAAGCCGCAAGGCTGGGTTGCTATCGCATTTATTTGGTTGTTTGCAGTCAACTTTGCCTACTCTTGGG GTCCTGTTGCGTGGGTGTTGACCCAAGAGATCTTCCCCAACAGCCAGCGTTCTCGCGGTGTCGCTATCGTCGCGTCTACCAACTGGATGTTCAACTTCATCATTGGTCTGACCACCAAGGATATGCTCG GCTCTATGAAATATGGAACATACATTttcttcgccgtcttcaGTGGTCTTGGCGGTCTCTTCATTTGGAAGTACGCTCCTGAGACCAAGGACAagaccctggaggagctggacatTTTCTTCGGCGGTAGCAAGGAGAGCATTGCCGAGAACGACCGTCTCCGCATGGAGAGAATTAATGAGCAGCTGGGTCTTGCTGGCGTCGAGAACTTGGAGGATCTGAATTCCGAGAAGCAGATCACTACTCAGCAGGTTGAGGTCAACACTACCTCCAGGGACGCTTGA
- a CDS encoding uncharacterized protein (ID:PFLUO_006023-T1.cds;~source:funannotate), which translates to MTTSAEKYTDIDCAIERASKEVLAATIKAIYRDIPSAKDALMGKLFVSEDCVPNVPEQGDSITDGSKDDSDEKSKGESESTPAAQTTKGTKRLRTRYATCKNCHKEFDVTSNTSKSCFYHSDCDEPDDEAFADHDENCHGIIDTDEMRQEFPENFIYQCCDRNGAEEPCENDWHREKETFKKLKIDY; encoded by the exons ATGACAACTTCTGCTGAGAAATACACCGACATTGACTGCGCAATTGAGCGCGCGTCCAAAGAGGTCCTCGCAGCAACAATCAAAGCTATCTACCGTGACATTCCATCAGCTAAAGATGCTTTGATGGGAAAGCTTTTTGTATCTGAGGATTGTGTTCCAAATGTTCCAGAACAGGGGGATTCGATCACGGATGGTAGCAAGGACGACAGCGATGAAAAGAGCAAGggggagagcgagagcacACCAGCCGCCCAGACGACTAAGGGCACTAAGAGATTACGGACCCGCTACGCTACTTGCAAAAACTGTCATAAGGAGTTCGATGTCACAAGCAACACGAGCAAGAGCTGTTTCTATCATTCCG ACTGTGACGAGCCAGATGATGAAGCATTCGCCGACCATGATGAAAATTGCCACGGAATAATTGACACCGACGAGATGCGCCAGGAATTTCCCGAAAACTTCATCTACCAGTGCTGTGATCGCAATGGTGCAGAGGAGCCCTGTGAAAATGATTGGCATCGTGAGAAGGAGACCTTCAAAAAGCTAAAGATTGATTATTAG
- a CDS encoding uncharacterized protein (ID:PFLUO_006025-T1.cds;~source:funannotate) translates to MLSPILTSGYGESTSYGRLSGTVVLCLNKPLAVKDIKLHAKGVRYVNWDWRTPDGQHKRAAWREIPLYRQIWSFVNAAKGSSQKTLEPGNYEFPFSISLHRSMPVSIEGLEDCYIQYGLTATIFRGHGGRVTTSRNMSVSRSQSHLALPEPESIENIWPEKLIYQMSMPGKTFNKGEPIKLDFRYVPLRKGIQPETVKLQLVEKHSIHLYNNPVLGRTRERIICEDESRVGECLLDSNTVVSETQTPEEGWLASSHCIWIPRSTPDCLPSSRTSIIDVTHTLKIWVRLLNSDGHYSEVCAKVVFTRVACDRAD, encoded by the exons ATGCTCTCACCTATTTTGACATCAG GGTACGGCGAAAGCACCTCGTACGGCCGCCTCAGCGGCACGGTAGTCCTATGCCTGAACAAGCCGCTCGCAGTGAAAGACATAAAACTGCACGCCAAGGGCGTCCGCTACGTCAACTGGGACTGGAGGACACCAGACGGACAACATAAGCGAGCAGCCTGGCGAGAGATCCCCCTCTACCGCCAAATATGGAGCTTCGTGAACGCCGCCAAGGGATCATCTCAGAAAACCCTCGAACCGGGAAACTACGAGTTCCCATTCTCAATTAGTCTGCACAGAAGCATGCCAGTGAGCATTGAGGGGTTGGAAGATTGTTATATTCAGTACGGCCTCACGGCTACTATATTccgtggccatggtggccgTGTGACGACATCCAGAAATATGAGCGTGTCAAGATCGCAGAGCCATCTCGCATTGCCAGAGCCAGAG AGCATCGAAAATATCTGGCCCGAAAAACTAATCTACCAAATGAGCATGCCCGGGAAAACATTCAACAAGGGCGAGCCTATCAAGCTAGATTTCCGCTACGTGCCACTGAGGAAGGGCATCCAGCCCGAAACGGTGAAACTGCAGCTGGTAGAAAAGCACTCGATCCATTTGTACAACAACCCCGTGCTCGGCCGCACTAGGGAACGCATTATCTGCGAGGATGAGTCCAGGGTTGGGGAGTGCTTGTTGGACAGCAATACTGTTGTCAGTGAGACGCAGACGccggaagaaggatggctTGCTTCGTCGCATTGTATTTGGATTCCGAGGTCTACGCCCGATTGCCTTCCCAGCAGCCGAACGAGTATTATTGATGTGACGCATACGTTGAAGATATGGGTGAGGCTGTTGAATTCTGACGGGCATTACTCTGAGGTATGTGCCAAGGTTGTCTTCACCAGGGTTGCTTGTGATCGTGCTGACTGA
- a CDS encoding uncharacterized protein (ID:PFLUO_006024-T1.cds;~source:funannotate) has product MEHFRHTAHIGTHSLSYALRGKKRSPGDPLVVVIAGITCSALEWGPVCRHLEAEASILLYERSGYGRSEVSPNEPDSITAVDELNRLLVAAALEPPYLVVGHSWGGILSREFIATRPIEDICGLVLVDAVQERMRFESWPDPSIEAVNEGLDYMEVVGLTKNYKLTESEWNELMAEEASEKHSRQAAREMPYLQVSRAVIAKKQQLIPGQNLLKGKPVAVLMGNSKRDLERLYKAGVDKGQGTEAQRARFREYLEQWDQTEEDCQRELLHLSTLTRFSTAELSGHNVQITEPERIADEIRWVLQNVNRHQTESLTQ; this is encoded by the coding sequence ATGGAGCATTTTCGGCACACGGCTCACATCGGAACCCACTCGTTAAGTTACGCTTTGCGGGGTAAGAAAAGGTCACCTGGGGATCCCTTGGTGGTCGTCATTGCTGGAATCACCTGCAGCGCATTGGAATGGGGCCCGGTATGTCGGCACCTTGAGGCCGAGGCGTCAATTTTATTGTACGAGCGATCGGGTTACGGACGCAGTGAGGTCTCGCCAAACGAGCCTGACTCTATTACTGCTGTGGACGAGCTTAACCGTCTGCTGGTAGCTGCCGCCCTAGAGCCACCGTACCTTGTTGTGGGCCACAGCTGGGGCGGTATTCTCTCTCGAGAATTTATTGCTACGCGGCCTATTGAGGATATCTGTGGCCTTGTTTTGGTGGACGCTGTACAGGAACGCATGCGATTTGAGAGCTGGCCAGATCCCAGCATTGAAGCCGTCAACGAAGGACTGGACTACATGGAAGTGGTTGGGCTGACAAAAAACTATAAACTGACGGAGTCGGAATGGAACGAACTCATGGCAGAGGAGGCCAGCGAGAAACACTCTCGCCAGGCAGCTCGAGAGATGCCATACCTGCAAGTCAGCCGCGCTGTAATTGCAAAGAAGCAGCAATTAATCCCTGGCCAAAATCTGTTGAAGGGAAAGCCTGTTGCCGTGCTCATGGGTAACTCGAAACGAGACCTTGAGCGTCTATACAAAGCGGGCGTGGACAAAGGACAAGGAACAGAAGCCCAGCGTGCGAGGTTTCGTGAATACTTGGAACAGTGGGATCAGACTGAGGAAGACTGTCAACGCGAGCTGCTTCATCTGTCAACCTTGACACGCTTCTCTACAGCAGAACTGAGTGGCCATAATGTCCAGATCACGGAGCCAGAACGGATCGCAGATGAGATTCGTTGGGTGTTACAGAATGTCAATCGCCACCAAACTGAATCTCTCACTCAATGA
- a CDS encoding uncharacterized protein (ID:PFLUO_006019-T1.cds;~source:funannotate), with translation MRSLLAITALLASITQAAPHFGDQKAIDLNILAQHRDKLWVGTAVDIPGTSETTDSAYLDVLRKNFGEMTPANAMKFMYTEPEQNVFNFTEGDYFLDVAERFGSQVRCHNLVWVSELSDFVTSQNWTAEALTAVMRNHIFKTVQHFGRRCYSWDVVNEALNSDGTFSSSVWYDTIGEEYFYLAYQYAQEALAEIGANDVKLFYNDYGIENPGTKADAVLQLVSELRKRHTRIDGVGLESHFIVGETPSLADQLSTKQTYIQAGLDVAMTELDIRFSEAPFYSAAGQQQQAADYYTSVASCVQAGPRCIGVVVWDFDDAYSWVPGTFVGQGGATLFNSTLQAKPAYYAVAEALEGKTCSVC, from the exons ATGCGCTCACTTTTGGCTATCACGGCTTTACTTGCCAGCATAACGCAGGCAGCACCTCATTTTGGAGATCAAAAGGCCATTGATCTTAATATCCTTGCTCAACACCGCGATAAGCTATGGGTTGGCACGGCTGTGGATATCCCTGGAACATCAGAGACGACCGATTCCGCCTACCTAGATGTTTTGCGAAAGAACTTTGGAGAGATGACTCCTGCAAACGCCATGAAG TTCATGTACACCGAGCCTGAGCAGAACGTTTTCAATTTCACTGAAGGCGACTACTTCTTGGACGTGGCTGAACGCTTCGGCAGCCAGGTGCGCTGCCATAACCTTGTGTGGGTGAGCGAATTGTCCGACTTTGTCACATCGCAGAATTGGACTGCCGAAGCTCTTACTGCGGTGATGAGGAACCACATCTTTAAGACAGTTCAGCACTTCGGCCGACGTTGCTACTCCTGGGATGTGGTTAATGAAGCTCTGAACAGCGATGGCACGTTTTCTTCAAGTGTCTGGTATGACACCATTGGCGAAGAATACTTCTATCTTGCCTACCAATACGCACAGGAGGCGTTGGCGGAGATCGGCGCAAATGATGTCAAGCTTTTCTACAACGATTACGGCATTGAGAACCCGGGCACCAAAGCTGATGCGGTTCTCCAGCTTGTGAGTGAGCTGCGAAAGCGCCATACGCGAATTGATGGTGTTGGCCTCGAGTCGCACTTTATTGTTGGTGAAACGCCTTCTCTTGCCGATCAACTCTCCACCAAACAGACTTATATCCAGGCCGGTTTGGATGTGGCTATGACAGAGCTCGACATTCGCTTTTCGGAGGCTCCATTTTATTCTGCCGCtggtcaacaacagcaaGCTGCCGACTACTACACCAGCGTTGCCAGTTGTGTTCAAGCTGGCCCCCGTTGCATTGGTGTTGTTGTATGGGACTTCGATGATGCTTATTCTTGGGTCCCGGGCACCTTCGTCGGGCAGGGTGGTGCAACCTTATTTAATAGTACTCTTCAGGCCAAACCGGCCTATTACGCTGTCGCTGAGGCTCTTGAGGGTAAGACTTGCAGCGTTTGCTAA
- a CDS encoding uncharacterized protein (ID:PFLUO_006026-T1.cds;~source:funannotate): MHLSLSVSLAVLLARPFVSAASDLAYCSSDNTGSSFAAVTDNYQSNGACETTCKSYAYGVLQGKKCWCSNVAPSSSSTSKTSNCDTSCPGYPKDSCGSAAKGVYAYVAIQGNSPTSTEKSTGSTTTSTSQTTTTTSDTTSDTTSEHVVQTTSNGKVVTITEHPVPAATGDSSSSDSGGGGGSSLSGGSIAGIVIGVLGGLALIAGLVFLVFFYRRRSRAASPAPSQDMTDNRTSRGSSFMRGVFPQGGQMNDPSAQAGNGRPNQFTDNRLRTDAVVYSNGRQDSSTSLQDNEDYSRPVLRLTNPD, translated from the exons ATGCACCTCTCGCTGTCGGTGTCCCTTGCGGTCCTGCTGGCACGACCCTTCGTGTCGGCGGCATCCGATCTTGCGTATTGCTCCTCAGATAACACCGGATCCTCATTCGCGGCTG TCACCGATAACTACCAATCGAACGGAGCGTGTGAGACTACCTGCAAAAGTTATGCCTATGGTGTACTTCAGGGCAAGAAGTGCTGGTGCTCCAACGTAGCTCCATCTTCGAGCTCGACGTCCAAGACTTCGAACTGCGATACCTCGTGCCCCGGTTATCCCAAAGACAGCTGCGGTAGCGCGGCCAAGGGCGTCTACGCCTATGTCGCAATCCAAGGCAATTCGCCAACCAGCACGGAAAAGAGCACTGGCAGTACTACTACTTCGACATCG CAGACGACAACAACCACTTCTGATACCACCTCCGATACCACCTCCGAACACGTTGTCCAGACCACTTCGAACGGCAAAGTAGTGACCATCACCGAGCATCCGGTCCCGGCCGCCACTGGTGATTCCAGTTCGTCcgacagcggcggcggcggcggctccAGCTTGAGCGGCGGTTCAATCGCGGGTATTGTGATCGGCGTCCTCGGTGGCCTCGCTCTTATTGCAGGCCTCGTATTCCTGGTCTTCTTTTACCGGCGTCGATCCCGCGCTGCGAGCCCCGCCCCCAGCCAGGACATGACCGACAACCGGACCAGCAGGGGCTCTAGCTTTATGCGCGGAGTCTTTCCTCAAGGCGGCCAAATGAACGATCCGTCCGCCCAGGCGGGCAATGGACGCCCAAATCAGTTCACAGATAACCGCTTGAGAACCGACGCTGTCGTCTACTCGAACGGTCGTCAAGACAGCAGCACATCGCTCCAGGACAATGAAGACTACTCGCGCCCAGTGCTTCGC CTCACTAACCCCGACTAA
- a CDS encoding uncharacterized protein (ID:PFLUO_006022-T1.cds;~source:funannotate), whose amino-acid sequence MASIARASAIPSTMRAWVRRRRGPPSSALKLDPGFPTPAVPMRSSSDVLIRVSHVSLQFSSEMLMKALPVLPFTGPYVPELELSGEVVAAGDSVPPEVRDPGTHVVAFQNIPTMVMGHGVLAEYVRLPGSQVARIDATVDKASASGINGAGSTALKMIRTAGVREGHTVLVNGASGSVGSVLVQLCKLRGAKVVGVASGGNEAMVRGLGVDEFIDYRKEDPLPDYLAHHYSDKPFDFVLDCVGTQALFDNSPAYLKAEGAVVNIGALEGALATMRNALFNLYLPTWLGGVPRRYIMFSTPPARDDAVYLANLVEEGRVRISVDSVFDMGDAMRAYERIATKRARGKVVVKVRSD is encoded by the exons ATGGCGTCCATTGCCCGAGCCTCGGCCATCCCGTCCACTATGCGTGCCTGGGTGCGCCGGCGACGCGGCCCCCCGTCTAGCGCGCTGAAGCTGGACCCCGGGTTCCCCACACCAGCCGTGCCGATGAGATCTTCATCCGACGTGCTGATCCGCGTGTCGCACGTGTCGCTGCAGTTCAGTAGCGAGATGTTAATGAAAGCTCTGCCCGTATTGCCGTTCACCGGCCCATATGTCCCGGAGCTCGAGCTGTCCggcgaggtggtggcggcCGGCGATAGCGTGCCGCCTGAGGTGCGCGACCCAGGCACGCACGTCGTCGCCTTTCAGAACATTCCCACCATGGTCATGGGCCACGGTGTGTTAGCAGAGTACGTGCGGCTGCCTGGCAGCCAGGTTGCGCGCATCGACGCCACGGTGGACAAGGCGTCGGCCTCGGGCATAAACGGCGCCGGGAGCACCGCGCTCAAGATGATCCGCACGGCGGGCGTGCGCGAGGGCCATACAGTGCTTGTGAATGGGGCCAGCGGGTCAGTCGGCTCGGTGCTCGTGCAGTTGTGCAAGCTGCGCGGCGCTAAGGTTGTCGGCGTGGCTAGCGGCGGcaacgaggccatggtgCGCGGCCTAGGCGTAGACGAG TTCATCGACTACCGCAAGGAAGACCCGCTGCCGGACTACTTAGCGCATCACTACAGCGACAAGCCGTTTGACTTTGTGCTCGACTGCGTCGGCACGCAAGCGCTCTTTGACAACTCGCCGGCCTATCTCAAGGCCGAAGGCGCTGTGGTCAACATTGGCGCGCTCGAGGGCGCCCTTGCGACAATGCGTAATGCGCTGTTCAACCTTTATTTGCCAACCTGGCTAGGTGGCGTGCCGCGTCGCTACATCATGTTTAGCACACCACCGGCACGCGATGACGCTGTCTACCTAGCAAACCTAGTCGAAGAAGGCCGTGTGCGTATCTCCGTCGACTCTGTCTTTGACATGGGGGATGCCATGCGCGCCTACGAGCGCATCGCAACCAAGCGCGCGCGCGGCAAGGTTGTAGTCAAAGTGCGCAGTGACTAG
- a CDS encoding uncharacterized protein (ID:PFLUO_006020-T1.cds;~source:funannotate) — translation MVPESPRWLISRGRHEEAKKVLAYVHAQGDEDDALVNVEYEEIQQTIALEQEYSRNAWMEFLSTKGNRHRTLILVCIGFFSQWSGNGIVSYFLPQVLKLIGITNSNTQLTINLVLSAVNCVSAIGICFWVEFFGRRKLFLTSSTCMLLFTVCQTICLGVYANATGGNEAAGHAALAFIFLYYIAYNIGYSGLLVSYSSEILPYHLRAKGLTLMFFCVDLSLWFNQYVNPIAIDAIQWKYYIVYCVFLLFEIAIVYFFFVETKKVPLEEIVKLFDGEQAILGGAAASEKVQQLAMHGDETVGGDTEKAIASSVEIRG, via the exons ATGGTACCTGAATCCCCTCGTTGGCTCATTTCGAGGGGTAGGCATGAGGAGGCTAAGAAAGTTCTAGCATATGTTCATGCCCagggtgacgaggacgatgcTTTGGTGAACGTGGAGTATGAGGAGATTCAGCAGACTATTGCACTTGAGCAGGAATACTCGCGAAACGCGTGGATGGAATTTCTGTCAACCAAAGGCAACCGCCACCGCACACTGATTCTGGTTTGCATCGGCTTCTTTTCGCAGTGGTCTGGAAACGGCATCGTCTCCTACTTTTTGCCTCAG GTTCTCAAACTCATTGGCATTACTAACTCCAATACTCAACTTACCATCAACTTGGTTCTTAGTGCTGTGAACTGCGTTTCTGCTATCGGAATTTGTTTCTGGGTGGAATTCTTTGGCCGACGAAAACTTTTCTTGACATCGAGTACCTGCATGTTGTTGTTTACTGTCTGCCAAACAATTTGCCTGGGCGTCTATGCAAATGCAACCGGTGGAAACGAGGCGGCCGGTCACGCAGCTCTTGCGTTCATCTTCCTCTATTATATCGCATACAATATTGGATACAGCGGTCTCTTGGTATCTTACTCGTCTGAGATTCTGCCATACCACCTCCGTGCCAAGGGTCTGACACTCATGTTCTTCTGTGTTGATCTCAGCCTGTGGTTCAACCAATATGTCAACCCAATTGCTATCGACGCTATCCAGTGGAAGTACTACATTGTGTACTGCGTCTTCCTGCTTTTTGAAATCGCGATTGTCTACTTTTTCTTTGTTGAGACAAAGAAGGTTCCCCTGGAAGAAATCGTGAAGCTCTTCGACGGTGAACAGGCTATCCTGGGTGGAGCGGCTGCATCGGAGAAAGTCCAACAGCTTGCCATGCATGGCGATGAAACAGTTGGGGGAGATACGGAGAAAGCAATCGCATCTTCGGTTGAGATCAGAGGATAA
- a CDS encoding uncharacterized protein (ID:PFLUO_006021-T1.cds;~source:funannotate), with product MLCASLASVARVARRPASSTSRGFATVSPVSSVSGQHRVVVVGGGTAGLTISHQLLQSGKFAENDIAIIDPATKHHYQPGWTLVGGGLKTKYELERPLKSLLDPKLKFYNKGVSAFSPEGNSITLADGGKVNYENLVVAPGININYGGIDGLTEALADPNSLVSTIYGYDTCDKVFGTIQKLQKGNAIFTMPAGVIKCAGAPQKAMWLALDYWKREGLYNIEDPSKSAIKVSYATGLPTMFGVPKYSAKLEELRQQRGVEGLFQHDLKAIEGNTATFAGPEGKQVKKQFDLLHVVPKMGPHSFVKQSPLANDAGFVDVDDGTTRHKKYPNVWSAGDASSLPTSKTAAAVTAEAPVLVHNMLLSMEGKQPQAIYDGYTSCPLLTEFGKVLLAEFKYGGQPKETFGNWFGIDQIEPRRAFYHLKKDFFPWVYFNSFVKGTWGGPKGWNPKL from the coding sequence ATGCTTTGCGCGTCTCTCGCATCAGTAGCTCGGGTTGCCCGGCGTCCGGCTTCCTCAACGTCTCGGGGTTTTGCAACAGTCTCTCCTGTAAGCTCTGTCAGTGGGCAACATCGGGTTGttgtcgttggtggtggcacCGCAGGCTTGACCATCAgccaccagctccttcaATCTGGCAAATTCGCGGAAAATGACATTGCCATCATTGACCCGGCCACAAAGCACCACTACCAGCCTGGATGGACACtagtcggcggcggccttaAAACCAAATACGAACTTGAGAGGCCATTGAAGAGCCTACTTGACCCCAAGTTGAAATTTTACAACAAAGGGGTTAGCGCCTTTTCGCCCGAGGGCAATTCCATCACGCTGGCGGATGGTGGAAAAGTCAACTACGAGAATCTTGTCGTCGCTCCTggcatcaacatcaactATGGAGGAATTGACGGTTTGACTGAAGCTCTTGCCGACCCCAACTCTCTTGTCTCGACCATATATGGCTACGACACTTGTGACAAAGTCTTCGGTACGATCCAAAAACTGCAGAAGGGCAACGCCATTTTCACGATGCCTGCAGGCGTGATCAAATGTGCAGGGGCCCCGCAAAAAGCTATGTGGCTTGCGTTGGACTACTGGAAGCGGGAAGGCCTATACAACATCGAAGATCCTTCCAAATCGGCGATCAAGGTCAGCTATGCCACGGGACTCCCAACAATGTTTGGTGTGCCAAAATACAGTGCCAAGCTCGAGGAATTGCGCCAACAGAGAGGGGTCGAAGGATTGTTCCAGCATGATCTTAAAGCCATCGAGGGCAACACAGCCACCTTTGCTGGCCCAGAAGGAAAGCAGGTCAAAAAACAGTTTGATCTGCTGCATGTCGTGCCGAAAATGGGGCCCCATTCGTTCGTGAAGCAGAGCCCTCTGGCAAACGACGCTGGATttgtggatgttgatgaCGGCACCACTCGCCACAAAAAGTATCCCAATGTCTGGTCTGCCGGTGATGCGTCCAGTCTACCCACGTCCAAGACAGCGGCTGCGGTTACTGCTGAAGCGCCAGTTCTTGTCCACAATATGTTGTTGTCAATGGAAGGGAAACAGCCTCAGGCGATCTATGACGGTTATACCTCGTGCCCCTTGCTTACGGAGTTCGGCAAGGTCCTGCTTGCTGAGTTCAAGTATGGTGGACAACCGAAGGAGACATTTGGCAACTGGTTTGGCATCGACCAAATAGAGCCTCGGCGTGCGTTTTACCATCTTAAAAAGGATTTCTTCCCATGGGTGTACTTCAACTCTTTTGTCAAAGGCACCTGGGGAGGACCTAAAGGATGGAATCCCAAGCTTTAA